A stretch of DNA from Lawsonibacter asaccharolyticus:
GTTCCGGCGGAGCGGGGCGGCCGCGCCCATCACGCCGTCTCTGTCTCGTTCAGGTCCTCCACCCGCAGCTCCATCAGCTGCTCCCGGGTGGGGGACTCCAGCTGGGCCACCCGGTCGGACTGGCGGGACACCGCCTTCTCGAACAGGTTGCGTACGTCCCGGGCATTGCCGAAGTTCTCGTCCCGGCCTTCATAGAGGGAGAGAAAGTCCTGCTCCGCCCATTGGGCGGCTTCCGGGGAGAGGACATACCCGTTTTTTTGGCACATGGACTGAAAGATCTCCATGAGCTGGGGACCGGTGTAATCCTCGAAATAAAAATATTTGTTGAAGCGGGACTCCAGGCCGGGGTTGGAGTGGATGAACTTCTCCATCAGACCGGAGTAGCCCGCCGCAATGACGATCAGGTCATCCCGGTGGTCCTCCATGTTTTTCAGCAGGACCTCGATGGCCTCACGGCCGAAGTCGTTGCCGTTCTCCTGGTTGACCAGAGCGTAGGCCTCGTCGATGAACAGCACACCCCCCAGAGCCTTCTGGACGGCCTCCTGGGTCTTGATGGCGGTCTGGCCCACGAAGCCGGCTACCAGGCCGGAGCGGTCCACCTCCACCAGCTGGCCCTTGGAGAGGATGCCGATGGCGTGGTAGATCCTGGCCAGCAGACGGGCTACGGTGGTCTTGCCGGTGCCCGGGTTGCCCAGAAAGACCAGATGGAGAGACATGGGCGAGACGGGCAGGCCCTGCTCCTGGCGCAGCTTCTGCACCTTCACCAGGTTGATGAGACTCTTGACATCCTTCTTCACCCGCTCCAGGCCGCACAGGGCGTCCAGCTCGGCCAGCACCTGGTCCAGGTCCGGGGGAGGGAGAGGCTTGTCCTCCGCCGGGGCGGGCTCCTCTTCCGGTGGAGCGCTGGTCCGGGGCCGGGTGACGAACTCGTCTGCTTTCAGGGCGGGCCGGTCTCCCTCCAGGCCTCCGCACAGGGCCAGCAGGAGGTCGGAGCAGGCATTGACAAAGCCGGCCTCCGGCTCGCTGACCACGTCATCCACCGCAGCAAAGAGCAGCAGGAGCAGTGTCAGCTGGTCAATGAAGGTGCGGGACAGACGGCTGTGGGTGAGGCGGTCATACTCCCGGAGACGGTC
This window harbors:
- a CDS encoding ATPase; its protein translation is MKGTMSAATVHKQYNEVVSAFRRLIADPALRARFDGEADGYFRRCALGVWQADNASSITPRHVEFYNAIYTNGSSAPSALYWEVATGVAGFDQFQPPAFFDRLREYDRLTHSRLSRTFIDQLTLLLLLFAAVDDVVSEPEAGFVNACSDLLLALCGGLEGDRPALKADEFVTRPRTSAPPEEEPAPAEDKPLPPPDLDQVLAELDALCGLERVKKDVKSLINLVKVQKLRQEQGLPVSPMSLHLVFLGNPGTGKTTVARLLARIYHAIGILSKGQLVEVDRSGLVAGFVGQTAIKTQEAVQKALGGVLFIDEAYALVNQENGNDFGREAIEVLLKNMEDHRDDLIVIAAGYSGLMEKFIHSNPGLESRFNKYFYFEDYTGPQLMEIFQSMCQKNGYVLSPEAAQWAEQDFLSLYEGRDENFGNARDVRNLFEKAVSRQSDRVAQLESPTREQLMELRVEDLNETETA